In Streptomyces sp. Li-HN-5-11, the sequence CCGGGGCAGGAGACCGAACTCCTCGATCTGCCCTGGGCCGCGGCCGGGATCGGGGTGTGTTTCACGTGAAACATCCGGGCCGGAACGCGATCGCCCGCCCAGCGGACGGACGTGACGGAGCCCGGTGCGGGCCCGCGGGCGAGGAGTAGCGTCGGCCCCATGCATGCGATCACGATTCCCGAACCTGGTGGACCTGACGCGTTGGTGTGGGACGAGGTGCCGGACCCGGTGCCCGGCGAGGGGGAGGTGCTGGTCGATGTGGTGGCCAGCGCCGTCAACCGGGCCGACATCCTGCAGCGGCAGGGCTTCTACAACCCGCCCCCCGGCGCCTCCCGGTACCCCGGCCTGGAATGCTCCGGACGCATCGCCGCCCTCGGTGCCGGCGTGTCCGGCTGGGCGGTGGGTGACGAGGTGTGCGCGCTGCTCGCGGGCGGCGGTTATGCCGAGAAGGTCGTCGTCCCGGCGGGCCAGCTGCTGCCCGTTCCCGAGGGCGTCGACCTCAGGCAGGCCGCGGCGCTGCCCGAGGTGACCTGCACCGTGTGGTCGAACGTCTTCATGGTGGCCCACCTGCGTCCCGGCGAGACCCTGCTCGTGCACGGTGGCTCCAGTGGTATCGGCACCATGGCGATCCAGCTCGCCAAGGCCGCCGGAGCGAAGGTCGCCGTCACGGCCGGCACCAAGGAGAAGCTCGACTACTGCGCGGAACTGGGCGCCGACGTTCTGATCAACTACCGCGAGCAGGACTTCGTCGAGGAGATCAAACAGGCGACGGACGGTGCCGGTGCCGACGTGATCCTCGACAACATGGGCGCCAAGTACCTGGACCCCAACGTCCGGGCCCTGGCCGTCAACGGCCGGCTCGCGATCATCGGTATGCAGGGCGGCGTCAAGGCCGAGCTGAACATCGGCGCCCTGCTCGGCAAGCGGGCCGCGATCAGCGCTACCTCGCTGCGAGCCCGACCGCTCGGCGAGAAGGCGGCCATCGTCGCGGCCGTGCGCGAGCACGTGTGGCCCTTGTTCGCCGACGGGCGGATCCGGCCGGTCGTCGACCGTGACCTGTCGATGAACGACGCCGCTGCGGCGCACCGGATCGTGGAGGACAGCGGCCACATCGGCAAGGTGCTGTTGGTGGTGCCCTGACCGGACCCGGGAGTTACTGGCTTCTGCGCACCCGGAGTGCGATGAAGGCGAGCCCGAGGCCGAGCCCGATCAGGACCAGGCCGCTGCCCAGCGGCAGGATCCGCAGCATGCGCCCGGCCGAGGGCTCGCTCTGCTCGACGGGCTGGGGGACGGCGGGGCCGGCCGAGGACACCGACGGGACCGGAGCGGTCTCCTCGGCCGACTGCGACGCGTCGGTCGCCTCCGGACTCTCTGCCGCGTCTCCGTCGTGGTCGCGCCAATGGCCGTGCTCCTCCGGCTCGGCGGTGTCGTCGTCGCCCTCCACGTCCGAGTCGGATGCCTCCGGATCTCCCGAACGCTGCAGCCCCTCACCCGGTCGGCTGCCGTCCCGGGACGGTTCGCCCGAGGGCACGGAGGAGGGCCTGGGGAACGGCGGCCGGTGGGGTGGCCGGTAGGGCGACCGGGACGCCGCGGCGGAGGGGCCGGAGGCGAGGCGGGAGGCGGCGTCCGCGGTCATGGACGGCCTCTCGTGGCCGGGCACGGCGGAGGATTCGGACGGCGCGGGCGCGGCACCGGACGACGTGGTGGGGCGCGGCGGCCCGGGCATGGTGCGGTGCGACACCGCGGAGTGCGGGGGCGCGGACGCGGTGGCGGACACCGTGGCGGAGTGCGAGGGCATGGGCGTGGCGGCGTACGAGGCCGATGAGGACGGCCGGGCGGTGGCATCGCGTGCCGAGGCGGAGCCACAGGGCAGGACGACTGCTCCCAGCGCGATCAGCAGTCCCGTCGCGCACAGTGCGACGCGCGGCCATGGAGTCACGTTGGGGACCCCCTCACGGTGCCCGGTCGGCGGACCGGTGGATCGACGGGCCGGCGGATCAGTGGATCGGTGGATCAGTGGATCGACGGGGCCAACGGGAACGGGATCAG encodes:
- a CDS encoding NAD(P)H-quinone oxidoreductase, with amino-acid sequence MHAITIPEPGGPDALVWDEVPDPVPGEGEVLVDVVASAVNRADILQRQGFYNPPPGASRYPGLECSGRIAALGAGVSGWAVGDEVCALLAGGGYAEKVVVPAGQLLPVPEGVDLRQAAALPEVTCTVWSNVFMVAHLRPGETLLVHGGSSGIGTMAIQLAKAAGAKVAVTAGTKEKLDYCAELGADVLINYREQDFVEEIKQATDGAGADVILDNMGAKYLDPNVRALAVNGRLAIIGMQGGVKAELNIGALLGKRAAISATSLRARPLGEKAAIVAAVREHVWPLFADGRIRPVVDRDLSMNDAAAAHRIVEDSGHIGKVLLVVP